One window of the Salminus brasiliensis chromosome 1, fSalBra1.hap2, whole genome shotgun sequence genome contains the following:
- the hlx1 gene encoding H2.0-like homeobox protein isoform X1 — MYTTGLNSFYASNFSLWSAYCSGGFAVDTMKKPSFCIADILHVGDAENIPGSSALMGHMGVRAQVHSSGSPLRPAPLAAEAAVFGARVNTTAYHRHGLHLTSVARTTISSQSAPAPSSKDLKFGIDRILSTEFEPKCKESSSLRDLTSIVSCTRQSAGHVSVQPTASQYFASLDPGMSDASSMMGSIGSAPRQSGQHQYQDTFPGPYAVLTKDTMPQTYKRKRSWSRAVFSNLQRKGLEKRFEIQKYVTKPDRKQLAAMLGLTDAQVKVWFQNRRMKWRHSKEAQAQKDKEKEQADKSAPETEQKTHEEDSEGDSEPSESELEDEAEDKRDGPVSELSKASVIMAGPLPLSTDETTPATNSAATDTPAQSQMLL, encoded by the exons ATGTACACCACCGGACTGAATTCCTTCTACGCGTCCAATTTCAGCCTCTGGTCTGCGTACTGTTCGGGTGGCTTCGCGGTGGATACGATGAAAAAGCCGTCGTTCTGCATTGCCGATATACTGCATGTTGGAGACGCCGAGAACATCCCGGGCTCCTCGGCGCTTATGGGGCACATGGGCGTCCGGGCTCAGGTTCATTCCTCCGGCTCTCCGCTCCGGCCGGCCCCGCTAGCCGCGGAGGCGGCCGTGTTCGGCGCGAGGGTGAACACCACCGCCTACCACAGACACGGACTACATTTGACCTCTGTGGCCAGAACAACCATCAGCTCCCAGTCAGCACCAGCACCGTCCAGCAAAGACCTCAAGTTTGGAATTGATCGGATATTATCTACAGAATTTGAACCGAAATGTAAAGAATCATCTTCATTAAGAG ATCTCACGTCCATTGTTAGCTGCACGCGCCAGTCAGCAGGCCACGTCTCTGTGCAGCCGACCGCGAGCCAGTACTTCGCATCCTTAGACCCGGGGATGAGCGATGCCTCTTCCATGATGGGCTCCATAGGCAGTGCCCCCAGGCAATCAGGGCAGCATCAGTACCAGGATACTTTCCCAG GGCCCTACGCAGTCCTCACCAAAGACACGATGCCGCAGACCTACAAGAGGAAGAGGTCGTGGTCCCGAGCCGTGTTTTCAAACCTGCAGAGAAAGGGACTCGAGAAGCGGTTTGAGATCCAGAAGTACGTCACGAAACCTGACCGGAAGCAGCTGGCCGCGATGCTGGGCCTCACAGACGCTCAG GTCAAAGTTTGGTTCCAAAACCGCCGGATGAAATGGAGACACTCCAAGGAGGCCCAGGCGCAGAAGGACAAAGAGAAGGAGCAGGCGGACAAGTCAGCGCCCGAGACCGAGCAGAAAACACACGAGGAGGACTCAGAAGGAGACAGCGAGCCCAGCGAGTCGGAGCTGGAGGACGAGGCCGAGGACAAACGAGACGGACCCGTTTCTGAACTCAGCAAAGCCAGCGTCATCATGGCCGGACCTCTCCCCCTAAGCACGGACGAAACGACACCGGCCACAAACAGCGCAGCCACAGACACTCCTGCACAGTCGCAAATGCTGCTATGA
- the hlx1 gene encoding H2.0-like homeobox protein isoform X2 produces the protein MYTTGLNSFYASNFSLWSAYCSGGFAVDTMKKPSFCIADILHVGDAENIPGSSALMGHMGVRAQVHSSGSPLRPAPLAAEAAVFGARVNTTAYHRHGLHLTSVARTTISSQSAPAPSSKDLKFGIDRILSTEFEPKCKESSSLRGPYAVLTKDTMPQTYKRKRSWSRAVFSNLQRKGLEKRFEIQKYVTKPDRKQLAAMLGLTDAQVKVWFQNRRMKWRHSKEAQAQKDKEKEQADKSAPETEQKTHEEDSEGDSEPSESELEDEAEDKRDGPVSELSKASVIMAGPLPLSTDETTPATNSAATDTPAQSQMLL, from the exons ATGTACACCACCGGACTGAATTCCTTCTACGCGTCCAATTTCAGCCTCTGGTCTGCGTACTGTTCGGGTGGCTTCGCGGTGGATACGATGAAAAAGCCGTCGTTCTGCATTGCCGATATACTGCATGTTGGAGACGCCGAGAACATCCCGGGCTCCTCGGCGCTTATGGGGCACATGGGCGTCCGGGCTCAGGTTCATTCCTCCGGCTCTCCGCTCCGGCCGGCCCCGCTAGCCGCGGAGGCGGCCGTGTTCGGCGCGAGGGTGAACACCACCGCCTACCACAGACACGGACTACATTTGACCTCTGTGGCCAGAACAACCATCAGCTCCCAGTCAGCACCAGCACCGTCCAGCAAAGACCTCAAGTTTGGAATTGATCGGATATTATCTACAGAATTTGAACCGAAATGTAAAGAATCATCTTCATTAAGAG GGCCCTACGCAGTCCTCACCAAAGACACGATGCCGCAGACCTACAAGAGGAAGAGGTCGTGGTCCCGAGCCGTGTTTTCAAACCTGCAGAGAAAGGGACTCGAGAAGCGGTTTGAGATCCAGAAGTACGTCACGAAACCTGACCGGAAGCAGCTGGCCGCGATGCTGGGCCTCACAGACGCTCAG GTCAAAGTTTGGTTCCAAAACCGCCGGATGAAATGGAGACACTCCAAGGAGGCCCAGGCGCAGAAGGACAAAGAGAAGGAGCAGGCGGACAAGTCAGCGCCCGAGACCGAGCAGAAAACACACGAGGAGGACTCAGAAGGAGACAGCGAGCCCAGCGAGTCGGAGCTGGAGGACGAGGCCGAGGACAAACGAGACGGACCCGTTTCTGAACTCAGCAAAGCCAGCGTCATCATGGCCGGACCTCTCCCCCTAAGCACGGACGAAACGACACCGGCCACAAACAGCGCAGCCACAGACACTCCTGCACAGTCGCAAATGCTGCTATGA